The Fusarium falciforme chromosome 7, complete sequence genome window below encodes:
- a CDS encoding Amidohydro-rel domain-containing protein, which produces MRQISILSAFAAVLTGAVAKSSSKLFSGATIIGWDDSTNLPRITRDGYLLVNGDRIASITESKPSSLPDDTEIIDVTGQIISPGFIDTHRHGWQTAFKTLGSNTSLAQYFGRYGEYAASTHFTADDVYWGQLAGLLEALNAGVTTSLDHAHHTWSNATAYAGMNASIESGARVFWAYAFHDIAPLNYTVEDQIPNFVEIANGDLLKDTNVELGIAYDVFGSNPPVAKEIARLTQEYNISVLTTHALSGPFGITNMPEDVHALGILNTSVPVVFSHGSFLTAGGANLLRKTNQYLSITPESEMHYGHTHPWSYFIQDQAALGVDTHFTFSTDILTQARIWLQSARYYFFDKVLNNLEVPRNNPMSVVQAFSLATRAGGLALRRPDLGVIKKGAKADLIVWNAAESPALLGWTDPVAAVMLHASVGDILHVTVNGDFVKRDGKLTASNYKETKKQFLRSAKKIKDAYRKFEYPVLEGEFNNGGYFYASVQTADTERGEGDGYGELYL; this is translated from the coding sequence ATGAGACAGATTTCAATCTTGTCCGCTTTCGCGGCTGTGCTCACTGGAGCTGTTGCCAAGTCCTCTTCCAAGCTCTTCAGTGGCGCAACCATCATTGGGTGGGATGATTCTACAAACCTCCCTCGAATAACCCGCGATGGCTACCTCCTGGTAAACGGCGATCGAATTGCCAGCATCACAGAGTCAAAGCCTTCGTCTTTGCCTGACGATACCGAGATCATCGATGTCACTGGCCAGATCATCAGCCCCGGTTTCATCGACACACATCGACACGGCTGGCAGACGGCCTTCAAAACTTTGGGATCAAACACTAGCCTCGCTCAGTACTTTGGAAGATATGGGGAGTACGCCGCCTCCACCCACTTCACTGCGGATGACGTTTATTGGGGCCAACTCGCTGGGCTCCTAGAGGCTCTGAACGCTGGTGTCACAACTTCTCTTGACCATGCTCATCATACATGGTCCAATGCAACGGCGTACGCTGGGATGAATGCCTCGATTGAGAGCGGTGCCCGTGTGTTTTGGGCGTATGCATTCCATGATATTGCACCCCTGAACTATACCGTGGAAGACCAAATCCCCAACTTTGTAGAGATCGCAAATGGAGACCTTCTCAAAGACACCAACGTCGAGCTGGGAATTGCCTATGATGTCTTTGGCTCAAACCCTCCTGTCGCCAAGGAGATTGCACGTCTCACTCAAGAGTACAATATCTCGGTACTGACAACTCATGCCCTATCGGGTCCTTTCGGCATCACCAATATGCCGGAGGATGTCCACGCCTTGGGCATTCTCAATACTTCCGTCCCGGTGGTCTTCTCTCATGGTAGCTTCCTAACAGCAGGTGGCGCAAATCTCCTTCGAAAGACGAACCAGTACCTGTCAATCACGCCCGAATCTGAGATGCACTATGGCCACACACATCCCTGGTCCTACTTCATCCAGGATCAAGCTGCCCTTGGTGTCGACACTCACTTCACCTTCTCGACGGATATCTTGACACAAGCGAGGATCTGGCTACAGAGTGCTCGTTATTATTTCTTCGACAAGGTTCTCAACAACTTGGAAGTTCCCAGGAACAATCCCATGAGTGTTGTCCAAGCCTTTTCTCTTGCGACACGTGCTGGTGGGCTCGCACTTCGGCGACCGGATCTTGGCGTCATCAAGAAGGGCGCAAAGGCGGATCTGATCGTGTGGAACGCGGCTGAGTCTCCGGCTCTCCTGGGATGGACTGACCCGGTGGCAGCCGTGATGCTGCACGCCAGCGTTGGGGATATTCTGCATGTCACTGTAAATGGAGATTTTGTCAAGCGGGACGGTAAACTGACGGCGAGCAACTACAAAGAAACCAAAAAGCAGTTTCTACGCAgcgccaagaagatcaaggatgCATACCGGAAGTTTGAGTATCCAGTTCTTGAAGGCGAGTTCAACAACGGTGGTTACTTCTACGCGTCGGTGCAGACGGCAGATACTGAGAGGGGCGAGGGAGATGGATATGGAGAACTGTACTTGTAA
- a CDS encoding Rhamnogalacturonan endolyase, which produces MWTPTLKSLALISGFVGFSQAKLNAKENSTHISLSNDRLDVVLTKSTGHITDVTLDGQDLLGPQDGNRGKGPYLDCSCIPTGFWTPGSTAQLQLLKGKDSTGTEYAGIVMSDTYKSTNQTLSQYFFLRDGETGLHAFSRLTYFNPATPFLRDLGELRTLFRPNTKLWTHFSTSDGNYGPLPSMVNSVSVQDATWYVGDDKDDAYAKEYSDYFTKYSLSESWRNHDVHGQFSDGSTSDDGSTFGAWLVHNTRETYYGGPLHSDLVVDGIVYNYMVSGHHGAPMPNITHGFDRTWGPQFYYFNKGDKDTTLAELRADAAQYASSEWNVDFYDSIAHHVPNYAPSSKRVTFKGNIKLPKGAERPIIVLSENKQDFQLNVFNTKSLQYWAEVDKSGRYSIPQVVEGTYRVTIYADGVFGWFIQDDVKISRSHNSKGFTWREENAGKEIWRIGVPDKSSGEYLHGYAPDTSKPLQPEQYRIYWGKYEYQKEFPKGVNFHVGKSDEAKDLNYVHWSFFPSKGNHLLSEPYYDNVNNWTITFDLNKNQLRARTATFTVQVAGMRSANGNAKWTPVKGGINDLPWTVNVNGAYESTWLIPYWRSGSCAVRSAVACQNVEHKFVFPSSNLRAGKNEFVLSLPFNASSVETAVLPDSLYVQYDALRLELK; this is translated from the coding sequence ATGTGGACTCCAACCCTCAAATCGCTTGCCCTCATTTCAGGGTTCGTGGGGTTCTCTCAGGCAAAACTGAATGCCAAGGAGAACTCGACACACATATCCCTCTCCAATGATCGGCTCGATGTGGTCTTGACCAAATCTACTGGACATATCACCGATGTCACACTTGATGGCCAAGATCTTCTGGGACCACAAGACGGTAACAGAGGCAAAGGACCTTACCTGGACTGCTCTTGTATTCCCACAGGTTTCTGGACACCAGGGAGCACCGcacagcttcagcttctcaaAGGCAAAGACTCAACTGGAACCGAGTACGCCGGGATTGTTATGAGCGACACTTATAAGTCAACAAACCAGACACTGTCGCAATACTTCTTCCTCCGAGACGGAGAGACTGGACTGCACGCCTTTTCTCGTCTCACCTACTTCAATCCAGCAACTCCGTTCCTTCGGGATCTGGGCGAGCTCCGCACCCTCTTTAGGCCCAACACCAAGCTATGGACGCATTTCTCGACCAGTGATGGCAACTACGGACCCCTCCCTTCAATGGTCAATTCCGTCTCGGTTCAAGATGCGACTTGGTACGTGGGGGATGACAAGGATGACGCGTATGCAAAAGAGTACTCGGATTACTTTACCAAGTACAGCCTGTCTGAGAGCTGGCGAAATCACGATGTTCATGGCCAATTCAGCGATGGCTCGACAAGCGATGATGGGAGCACTTTCGGAGCCTGGCTTGTTCACAATACGCGGGAGACATACTACGGCGGCCCATTGCATTCCgatcttgttgttgatggtatCGTCTACAACTACATGGTCTCGGGCCACCACGGCGCTCCCATGCCCAATATTACCCATGGCTTTGATCGCACATGGGGGCCGCAGTTTTACTACTTCAACAAGGGTGACAAGGATACAACTCTTGCTGAGTTGAGGGCTGACGCTGCGCAATATGCCAGCTCGGAGTGGAACGTGGACTTTTATGACAGCATCGCACACCACGTCCCTAATTACGCCCCTTCGTCAAAGAGGGTCACCTTCAAGGGAAATATCAAGCTCCCGAAGGGTGCTGAAAGGCCGATCATTGTGCTCTCTGAGAACAAGCAAGACTTTCAACTCAATGTTTTCAACACCAAGTCACTCCAGTACTGGGCTGAGGTTGACAAATCTGGGCGTTACAGCATCCCCCAAGTGGTGGAGGGAACCTACCGAGTGACCATCTACGCCGACGGAGTTTTCGGTTGGTTCATCCAAGACGACGTCAAGATCTCACGATCACACAACAGTAAAGGCTTTACCTGGCGTGAGGAAAACGCAGGTAAGGAGATTTGGCGGATCGGCGTACCAGACAAATCATCCGGCGAATATCTTCATGGGTACGCACCGGATACATCCAAGCCTCTTCAGCCGGAACAATATCGGATCTACTGGGGCAAGTATGAGTACCAAAAGGAGTTTCCCAAGGGAGTCAACTTTCACGTGGGCAAAAGCGACGAAGCAAAGGATCTCAATTATGTTCATTGGTCATTTTTCCCGTCCAAAGGCAACCATCTACTTTCGGAACCGTATTACGACAACGTGAACAACTGGACCATCACGTTTGACCTTAACAAGAACCAACTACGAGCCAGAACTGCTACATTCACGGTGCAGGTAGCCGGTATGAGAAGCGCCAATGGAAACGCAAAGTGGACACCTGTGAAGGGCGGAATCAACGACTTGCCGTGGACCGTGAACGTCAACGGGGCTTACGAATCGACCTGGCTGATTCCTTACTGGCGAAGTGGTTCTTGCGCTGTCCGAAGCGCTGTTGCATGCCAGAACGTGGAACACAAGTTTGTGTTCCCGTCCTCAAACCTTCGAGCAGGGAAGAACGAGTTTGTTTTGAGCCTGCCTTTCAATGCTTCGAGCGTTGAGACAGCCGTGTTGCCTGACTCGCTATACGTTCAGTACGATGCTTTGAGGCTGGAACTCAAGTAG
- a CDS encoding Cupin type-1 domain-containing protein, whose protein sequence is MVEIKQYFLAPTDLIPNSPRPLLHYKNVLPRTTENHDHCSAARVYDLFENNGWKVEWLVRYGQTQLSHFHSKAHEVMAVLSGHATIRFGVADTSENMHDNTYGSAREEGGIELKAEAGDIFLIPAGVAHKTYDTKPENELKLLTPGSGHGIEAENPREALSNIKLSGFTMMGAYNGGEWDFIKGGGEYEKIWSIPKPKYDPVLGDSEEGLNRFWRGSNMALRVHL, encoded by the coding sequence ATGGTGGAAATAAAGCAGTATTTCCTCGCCCCTACGGATCTCATTCCGAACTCTCCACGACCCCTGCTGCACTACAAGAATGTGCTGCCACGAACCACTGAGAACCACGACCATTGCAGTGCAGCTAGGGTTTATGATCTATTCGAAAACAATGGTTGGAAAGTGGAGTGGCTCGTCCGTTATGGGCAGACCCAGCTCTCCCACTTTCACTCCAAGGCCCATGAGGTTATGGCTGTGCTATCAGGCCACGCGACGATCCGATTTGGCGTCGCTGACACCTCTGAGAATATGCATGATAACACGTACGGCTCGGCCAGGGAGGAGGGCGGCATCGAGCTCAAAGCTGAGGCAGGAGACATCTTTCTCATTCCGGCTGGTGTAGCACACAAGACCTATGACACAAAGCCAGAGAATGAACTGAAGCTCTTGACACCAGGGTCTGGTCATGGAATCGAGGCTGAGAACCCCAGGGAGGCCCTATCAAACATCAAGCTATCGGGATTTACAATGATGGGGGCATATAACGGAGGCGAATGGGATTTCATCAAAGGTGGAGGAGAGTATGAGAAGATTTGGTCCATCCCCAAGCCTAAATATGACCCTGTGCTGGGAGATTCTGAAGAGGGACTGAATAGGTTCTGGCGTGGGAGTAACATGGCCCTTCGAGTTCATCTGTAA
- a CDS encoding M20-dimer domain-containing protein: MRLIFLVATLAQASAAIGGLQHPLQSLHSTPDYSSRLIDLHKSLVERPSITGSEKNVTEFLTAYLQDAGFTVETQPLENNQENILAYFNSSRQTRVLVTSHLDTVPPYWPYERHGDVIRGRGTVDAKGSVAAQVIAVESLLDGNRITEGDVALLFVVGEEKGGPGMRNANDLGLSWETVIFGEPTELKLARGHKGGLGFTVKANGKAGHSGYPETGSNAIDSLVRGLGALQRLELPWSEEFGNSTLNIGKIEGGVAGNVIPASASAIGGVRVAAGTPDEVRDLIRRAVLESDSNLEVEFSTYGIGPVPIDYDIDGFETIVLNYGTDIPNLKGSHKRYLYGPGTILNAHSAHEFLTVSDLEEAVRGYRAIIRHALGGNSH; encoded by the exons ATGAGACTTATCTTTCTTGTCGCTACCCTCGCGCAGGCATCTGCCGCCATAGGGGGCTTGCAACATCCCCTGCAGAGTCTACATTCTACGCCAGACTACTCATCACGATTGATCGACCTACATAAATCACTCGTCGAAAGACCCTCTATCACAGGCTCCGAAAAGAATGTGACTGAGTTCTTGACAGCCTATCTCCAGGATGCTGGTTTCACAGTTGAAACTCAACCTCTCGAAAACAACCAAGAAAATATCTTGGCCTACTTTAACAGCTCAAGGCAAACCCGAGTCCTCGTCACCTCGCATTTGGATACCGTCCCCCCATACTGGCCCTATGAGAGACATGGTGATGTGATACGAGGGCGAGGAACAGTTGATGCCAAAGGCAGCGTGGCAGCCCAAGTCATTGCCGTTGAATCGCTCCTTGACGGTAACCGAATCACTGAGGGTGATGTGGCCTTGCTCTTCGTGGTGGGAGAGGAAAAGGGAGGCCCTGGAATGCGGAATGCAAACGATCTCGGCCTCTCTTGGGAGACAGTCATCTTTGGAGAGCCCACAGAACTCAAGCTTGCTCGTGGGCACAAGGGAGGATTGGGGTTCACTGTGAAGGCGAACGGCAAGGCCGGTCACTCGGGATACCCTGAAACCGGTTCAAATGCCATCGATAGCCTTGTTCGTGGGCTTGGTGCCCTTCAACGTCTCGAGCTCCCTTGGAGCGAGGAGTTTGGCAACAGCACCCTTAACATTGGGAAGATTGAGGGTGGTGTTGCCGGGAACGTGATTCCCGCCAGTGCATCTGCGATAGGCGGAGTAAGAGTAGCAGCCGGAACCCCGGACGAGGTGCGAGACTTGATTCGTCGTGCTGTCTTGGAGAGCGACTCGAACCTTGAAGTCGAGTTTTCTACGTACGGCATTGGGCCCGTGCCAATCGATTACGATATTGATG GCTTTGAGACAATAGTACTCAATTACGGAACTGACATTCCAAATCTGAAGGGAAGTCACAAGCGGTATCTTTATGGACCTGGAACCATTCTCAACGCTCATTCAGCTCATGAGTTCTTGACCGTCTCGGATCTTGAGGAGGCAGTCCGGGGGTATCGGGCTATCATTAGGCACGCACTCGGCGGAAATTCTCATTGA